TTCCCCTTCCCACCTTGGAACTTGGGCCTCCTGATGCTTTctcacctcctctccctccccccagctcccagcccaaTCCAACCCTCTCTCCACCAACTTCCCTGCATTGAGCTGGTCTGCTCGGCTTTCCCAAGCCCTTGCGTCTCCTAGGCTCTGTGGATCCTTCCGGAACAGACTGGACCCCGGGTCCAGGGCCCGATCCACGGTAGCTGGAAGGCCTAGTGCTGGgcacctcccctctctgggcctcagtttactgTGGTGCCCATGGAGAGAAGCTGGCCTAAAGAGTTCCAACTTCggggcctccccccacccccaggccgcCCACTACCCGCGCCTCCCCGCCCCCGGGCCTTGTAGTCTCACCTGGTCGCGAGGACCCGGCTGCTTGTAGCGCCCTGCAGGCGGCCGCCTGGACGGCCACGCTGGAGGCCGGGTGGCCAGGGCAATAGGCGGCCGCCTGCACTGGGCCCCCCGCCTGGCGGCCGAACACTGTGCGCAGCAGCGCTTCCAGGAGCCGCAACCCTGGCGCCACCGTGTCCTCGGGCCCGGCCTCGGCCACCAGCACCCCGACCAGCGCCGCCCCGGCCCGCCGGCGGCCGCGCACGTCCCGCAGCATCTCCCGCAGGCGGCGCCGCGGCTCCCGGGCGGTCAGCGAGGACGCGCGGCACAGCACGAAGACGAGCGGCGAGCGGATGGCGCGCGCCCCCGCCGTCCCGGGCGCCCACTGCGCCCCCGGTGGCCCGGCCTCTGGTGTCCCAGCCCCCGCGCTGCCCCGCTTGCCCGCCGCTTGCTCGGGCGGGAACACTGCCCGGGCGAAGTCCCGCAGCAGCGCGCGGCTCTGCTCGCGCTCCCACAGCTCTCCCACCAGCAGCACCTGCCCGCGGCCGCCCGCCGCCTCCACCAGCGCCTGGAAGGGCGGCTCTGCCGGGCGCGCGGGCCGCGCCACCAGCTCCTCCAGCTCGCGCTCCATGCTCGTCGCCGCGCGTCCTCTACGGCCGCCCGGGCCCTGCAGCGGTGGCTGCGCGCCTCTCCGGCCGCGGGCGCCAGGGCCCGAGAGGACACACCCCCAAGGGCCAAGCCCCGCCCGACTCCCGGCCCGCGGGCCGAGCTTTCCGCGCTCCAGCGAGCCCTTGGGCGGGGGCCTGGGGCTTTCCCTGTAAGCGCGCTGCGGCTTCTCCGGCAGTCCGTGTGGCAGACGCGGGGACATGGAGCCGTCCAGCCGTCCAGCcgtctatctatccatctgtgCACCGGTTCCTCCAACCATTCGACAGACacttgttgagcacctactaaggTGCGGGGCAGCCAAcggaaaaggaagacagaaaattaTCATGTGAACAAGTTAGATCGGTTTGAGTACCGGAGCACAGACTTCCTTGGAGTACCTGTAGTTTGGGGACCGGAACTTCTGTGTGTGGGGGTGGCACTGCCTCTAACGTACTGCTTTGGGGTGTTGGTGGGGGGCACCAGAAAAGGGAATGCAGAGAAGGGAGTAGGGAGGTGAGAAAAGAGGGGAAGCAGCAATCTCTTCTGTTCTGTCACTTAATTCACCTTTTGGGCCTCAGCATTTAACATAGGCTAATCGAGGGCTCattatttcaacaaatacttattaccCTGGGCACTGGGGGggtgaaaacaaaggaaagagacagCATTACTCCCCGTAGATCAGAAAACCTAGGAAGGCAGATGTGGGCACTGATGGTGCTCAAATCTGGGCGggaatgggggttgggggagtggtGGTGTAGGGAGTGGTGATATAGGTGATGTAGAGAGGATGTCTGTAGGCCAGGTTAGAAGCAGAAATATGTTTCCTTTAATTCTAAGGGTCTAGGTCAGCTTCATCCAATGGGACATTCTTTGATGATGACAATGTTTTGTATTATCTACACTGTCCAGTGCAGTAGCTGCAAAGCCCCATGTGACTATTATTACCTGAAATCTGGCTACTGCAACTGAGGAGCTGAATTTTACATGTGAGTTAATGTTAATTAAACGAAAATAGCTGCGTGTAGTTCATGCCTGTGGCATTGGACAGTGCTGGGCAAAGTTCTTTACTTTTGCCTTGTCACACTGTATAGACCAAAGACCCTTTTCGATCAAGAGCTTGTTCATGCTcagctctctccttctccatatAACCCCCAATCTGCTCTTCAGTAACCCTATTTCCGGTCCCATCTAATTATGCTGAATTATGTCCTCCTGGAGAATTTATATGTCCATTCAATAAAACACACcttttcttgagcacctactgggTGCAGGCAGTGGGGATTGGAAGATGTACACACAGCACCTCTAAGTCTAATTATCCAGCAGCTGTTTTAGCCAATGTCTGGAGTAAGGACCCTGTATCTTTGTTGTGAGTCTAGTTAATATAAACCTTTTCCCTCTGTGTATGGTCTTTGCTCAGGGCAGAGATCCAGGGGATTAGGTGGGAAAAGCCCCAGATTTGGAGCAAGAAGCCCTGAGCCAGAATCAGAGTTGGGTTCTAATACCAGGTCCCACTTGTCTTTATTGAACATCTCTGCCAGGTACTGCCGGTGCTGAGGACACAGCTGAGAATAGGCCAAAATCCTGCCTTCATGGAGGAGGGGCTGCTTTAGGGagagctgggagagagagagagaaaaacaaacacataactAACAGCTTCAGCTGGTACTGGGTGTTATGAGAAAAGTAATGCATGGCTGACAAAATGGTCATGTACTTGAGATGCTGGACCCTTCCTGTGGGTACAATCCTGAGGATACCACAGATGCAAGAGAGACTTTGGTGAGGATTAAGAAAGGAATGTAAAAACCCCAGAGAACCTGCCCTCCCCATCCTACCTTCTGGGAGGTAGCAGGTGGTTTGGTCCTGGAGTGTGGGAAGGAAGCAGCAGCCCCTCCCATGTGAGGGCTGTGCTATAGAAGGGGATAGGTTGAGTGGATGTCTTGAAAGGAATGTGTACTTCTCTTTGCCCACATTGGCTTGGATAGATCATTGCCCAGCccgagccccagccccagccccagattTATCGTAGTCGTTGCCATGGTGCTTTGAGGCAGAAAATAGTTGCACTAGCTGGGAATGGTAACATTAGGCTGGGGGTAGAAGCAGAGAACAACGATCAGACCTGGCAGCCAGTAGCAGTCCTGGCCCTTCTTCCCACTGCCTGTGTCAGGGCATTCCACCCACATGACCTAGCTCACAAAGAGTAGTGGTCAGGAGAGAGTGCCAAGCAGTTCCCTGAGAAAGGTGCCTGGTAAGTTTGGGGGGGGTCAGAGGCATCCTGGGGTGTAGCCCAATTTACATTGTAATAGCACAGGCAATTGCCCTGTCTTTACCACCCCTCCGCCCTTCTTTGAGCTCCCCAAGAGGAAACAAGGTAGAATTTAGGCTTTAGCCTCGTTCAAGGTAGCCAAGGTAGCTGATAACCAGGAAAACGTCAGTCACTGGGAAAACTAATCAGAAATCTGGAAAGTTTAAGACAAGCAGATTTACACAATACATGAATTAAGATTCATTTCAGATATTAATAACACAGATTCCAAATAATAGCTACTGATAATGCAGACTCCAAACACAATgaaagtttattttcccttttgtaaaAGTGTGGAGGGGGGCCGTTCAAGGCTGATAGAGTAACTTTGTATTACCAGTTCTTTGAGGGCTCAGGTTTCAATCCAGCTCACTATTCTCCCATCTCATCTTCATAATCCAAACTGGCAGCGAAAATGCCAGCCATCACGTCTGTATTCCAGGTACCTGGATCACAGAGGACAGACGAAGGAGCAAAAATCAGATTGCCTTCCGATTTCTCAACAGCAACACTGAATTTAAGATGAtagttgaataatatttttaaagtattacagAAAAAGAACTTTGAGCCCAGATTTTGATTTCTGGCCAAACTAGCATGTATTTAAGGGCTCAGAAGGTGTTTCACATAGGTCCCCTCTTGGAAAACACCAAAAACACTGTTAGAGGAAGCACTcccaacaagaaaagaaataaatacaggtgtgtcccagaggaggaagaggaattcaGTCACTTGTTTAAATCACTCTTGTCTAAGTAAATGTGGCAGTGCAGGaccagcagagcagagcagagcagagcataAAAGATGCAGAGGTGacagaggtgggaggtggggaggggaggttggggggttgggggaccaGTCCTCCCAAGTGAATGGAAAGGGAATTGACCCCATCTAGGTTACAGCtttgagggagaaaggaagacacaGCAGCTGGCCAGAGAACTGGTTTGAGTTTTGGACACAGACTTTTCTAAAACCAGCAcgtgggacacctggatggctaaACCcgtttgccttcctctcaggtcgtGTTCCAAaggtcctggattgagtcccacatcctggctccttgctcagcagggagcctgcttctcccttggcctgcagctccccctgcttgtgctctctctctctctctctctctctctctctctcattaaaataatataataataaaaataaataaaaccaacacaCTCTGCCTCGAGCTATTTATTCTCCGGCTTGAAATTTCCAGGTAACAATTCCAAACTTCCCAGTGATGGGATGGAGGATGAATCAGAGAGGGGGTGGGTATTAAGCAAAGGTCGGAGTCCAGGCCGGTACGGTTTATCTTTACCTGTGTTATTTACATGGCAAAGGTTTAGGTATTAAATTAACAGGAAACTGCAAAGACcttaaaaggggtggggggcaggaaaccaagatgatttttttcctcctctgtgtccACACCCTTGAAAACATCATAAAACAAATaggctttttttctgatttccctgGTTTTCGATGAAGACGGAAAGTGAAACTGGATTTCTGAAGCAATTTGCTTCTCTGTGATTCCTCAAGTAGAACCTGGTGGGAAGAATGATAGAAACCTATTGATCTGAAAAAGAAGGAGTGAGCTTGGTCTGGTTTGGGGTACCTCCtttgctctcttttctccctgtctTTCACGCTATCCTTCCTCAATCCTCTCCTctatccctcctcctccttttcccctccctcttcttccccctcctccctcctgccctcccctccttccctcttcgctcctcccttcccctgtcccttcgcctttctccctttcccatcaatctttcttcacttctttccttccttgctctTCTCTCCTAAAACAGTTGTTTTTGGAGCTTTGAGGAAGGAGGGACCGGGGGAGAGTGTGTGGGCTCCAGGGGAATCCCTATAGGGGGAGAAAGATCTTAaatgtgtaggggcgcctgggtggctcagtgggttaaagcctctgcctttggctcaggtcatgatcccggggtgctgggatcaagtccctcatcatgatgaagttctagaacctaggtgaggtttggtgggctgaggtccggagccgatgaccaagaaagaattcttgagacatctttggtgcaaaatggtggtttattaaagcacggggacaggacccgtgggcaggaagagctgctgccccgggttttgagggatggcaggttgtATACCTTGTCGTTGTGGGGGGGTGTGAAGGgaagggagattcttggtgggatgttatgatcctgctatcatttacattcccttctacctcagcctcctccagtttatggtggggagggagacattagggcttcaggaactgagagttatttacctctggaaatttgtgctattgataaggtaacctccctgtttgtacatctctaggacatctgtagagcaagggagattcctgtcctgcaggattgtgatctctgcaagttaactatttatcgttttatggcagtcaggggtgcctgaggaatgctacacatattacggaggggagcaggtggagagggggtgcaaggtgccagcttttgctttgtcttcagccagcctcctgccccctcatcaatcaggctttctgctcagcagggagcctacttcccttccctctctctctctctctctctctctctctctgcctgcttctctgcttacttgtgatctctgtttgtcaaataaataaataaaatcttaaaaaaaaaatcttaaatgtgaGGAAGACCATGAACAGGAAGGAAACTGGAGGGGTACCCACGACCCAGAGAGGACCCAGGCTGGGGTAGGAGGAAGTTTCCAGACTGGGTCTGACTGGGGCCTGTGGGTGGGACAGTGAAGCAGCCCCACTCCCTTGTGCTGTGTCCTGGATGCTGGATGGCTCCAAGGGTAGCGCTGTACTCAGACTCCCATTTCCTTGTTGTCAGGGTGgaacatttccatttat
Above is a genomic segment from Mustela lutreola isolate mMusLut2 chromosome 3, mMusLut2.pri, whole genome shotgun sequence containing:
- the C3H2orf72 gene encoding uncharacterized protein C2orf72 homolog isoform X1 gives rise to the protein MERELEELVARPARPAEPPFQALVEAAGGRGQVLLVGELWEREQSRALLRDFARAVFPPEQAAGKRGSAGAGTPEAGPPGAQWAPGTAGARAIRSPLVFVLCRASSLTAREPRRRLREMLRDVRGRRRAGAALVGVLVAEAGPEDTVAPGLRLLEALLRTVFGRQAGGPVQAAAYCPGHPASSVAVQAAACRALQAAGSSRPAGPWERPGLPALLACFSWGPWSRGKDPDATSPSDPAQDHLQDTEEELALTTICPNGDCEDHRKGSRACDGLVPAPADPAVDSR
- the C3H2orf72 gene encoding uncharacterized protein C2orf72 homolog isoform X2; this translates as MERELEELVARPARPAEPPFQALVEAAGGRGQVLLVGELWEREQSRALLRDFARAVFPPEQAAGKRGSAGAGTPEAGPPGAQWAPGTAGARAIRSPLVFVLCRASSLTAREPRRRLREMLRDVRGRRRAGAALVGVLVAEAGPEDTVAPGLRLLEALLRTVFGRQAGGPVQAAAYCPGHPASSVAVQAAACRALQAAGSSRPGPWERPGLPALLACFSWGPWSRGKDPDATSPSDPAQDHLQDTEEELALTTICPNGDCEDHRKGSRACDGLVPAPADPAVDSR